One part of the Glycine soja cultivar W05 chromosome 11, ASM419377v2, whole genome shotgun sequence genome encodes these proteins:
- the LOC114375384 gene encoding probable C-terminal domain small phosphatase: MVSKVKRSPVKSIKDLRNSNNHSNRRWRRKTSIKNVVAASSAGLATIRRRITKLFFKIAHLSTSAHKKKATSYNILKKTKTTTDEHEQLDNIRRTLLFDDTTTLLPPSFSLRKTVFLDLDETLVHSHPSPPPERFDFVVRPVIGGEPMDFYVLKRPGVDEFLESLAAKYEVVVFTAALKEYASMVLDRLDRNRFISHRLYRDSCRNIDGKLVKDLNETGRDLKRVVIVDDNPNSFSNQPDNAILIRPFVDDIFDRELWKLKSFFNESDCCECDDMRDAVKHYVTVQQRR; the protein is encoded by the coding sequence atggTATCAAAAGTGAAGAGAAGCCCAGTGAAGTCCATCAAGGACCTCCGCAACAGCAACAACCACAGTAACCGTCGCTGGCGCAGGAAAACCTCCATTAAAAATGTAGTGGCGGCGTCCTCCGCCGGCCTGGCCACCATCCGCCGCCGCATCACGAAACTCTTCTTCAAGATCGCGCACCTCAGCACCAGCGCCCACAAGAAAAAAGCAACCTCGTACAATATcctcaaaaagacaaaaacaacaacCGACGAACACGAACAACTCGACAACATTCGCCGAACCCTCTTGTTCGACGACACCACCACGCTCCTCCCTCCGTCGTTCTCCCTCCGAAAAACGGTGTTCCTCGACCTCGACGAAACGCTCGTCCACTCCCACCCCTCGCCGCCGCCGGAGCGCTTCGACTTCGTCGTCCGACCGGTCATCGGCGGCGAGCCCATGGACTTCTACGTCCTGAAACGTCCCGGCGTCGACGAGTTCCTCGAGTCCCTCGCCGCCAAGTACGAGGTTGTCGTTTTCACCGCGGCGCTGAAGGAATACGCCTCCATGGTCCTTGACCGGCTCGACCGGAACCGGTTCATCTCGCACCGGCTTTACCGTGACTCGTGCCGAAACATCGACGGGAAGCTCGTGAAGGATCTTAACGAAACGGGTCGCGACCTCAAACGGGTCGTTATCGTCGATGATAACCCGAATTCGTTTTCAAACCAACCCGACAACGCAATTCTGATAAGGCCCTTCGTGGATGATATTTTCGACCGGGAGCTTTGGAAATTGAAAAGCTTTTTTAATGAGTCGGATTGCTGTGAATGTGATGATATGAGGGATGCTGTTAAGCACTATGTCACTGTGCAGCAGCGACGTTAG
- the LOC114375237 gene encoding uncharacterized protein LOC114375237: MAFSLFIPSQPFPLVPTLLLLVLLHASLLEPSHGARISKDASTRHLFESRNTKHPNKCGELVALSQCSQNSKCSWCTSEVLDDMCFTKSEAWRLPQQVYSCSLIR; this comes from the coding sequence ATGGCGTTCTCTCTCTTCATCCCCAGCCAACCCTTCCCTTTGGTGCCAACCCTTCTTCTTCTCGTTCTCCTCCACGCTTCTCTCTTGGAACCCTCTCACGGCGCTAGAATTTCCAAGGATGCTTCAACTCGGCACCTGTTTGAGTCGAGGAACACTAAGCACCCCAACAAGTGTGGAGAGTTGGTGGCGCTGTCTCAGTGCTCGCAGAACTCAAAGTGCAGCTGGTGCACCAGTGAGGTCCTTGATGACATGTGTTTCACCAAATCTGAGGCGTGGAGGTTGCCACAACAGGTTTACTCTTGCAGCTTGATCCGGTGA
- the LOC114377053 gene encoding uncharacterized protein LOC114377053 codes for MEGKILDSQNQVKFVENLSARVSSCSLGDKISYSDSPLDDEVDGRRSNCVTKEYCDSFFNDSTEGHCINSSRLYLESPEKQMEKNNEDMESSANLQKRGKYFYYDTPLQEDTGVWIPVSVPPMLEDDHKEWTNGFHSNGGYFPDDDMGWNQYVGDERELTMWDVLAEMLLVARGKVTSLASGDIHTCNFSWISSHVLEQAWREMAQTLTEANFGNVKELLEAEPPKWLADSAASSCMLCGVRFHPIMCSRHHCRFCGGIFCGECSKGRSLLPSKFRVSDPQRVCDVCCVRLDSVQPYLMNHVSNAAQLPTHDLTDLSTLRSWINFPWGQSMEYEIYKATNTIKAYNQIGFLKPEKSIPDAILRQAKGLAIITVVKVGVVVTYNIGTGLVVARREDGSWSPPSAVSTFGVGWGAQAGGELTDFIIVLRTNDAVKTFSGNMHLSLGAGLSAAVGIVGRSVEADVRAGDGGYAACYTYSCSKGAFVGCSLEGSMVTTRTQENSRFYGSQSITATDILLGSLPRPPAAAILYRALADLYSKFDD; via the exons ATGGAGGGCAAAATCTTGGATTCTCAGAATCAGGTTAAATTTGTGGAAAATTTATCTGCAAGGGTTTCTAGTTGCTCCCTTGGCGACAAGATATCCTATTCCGATTCTCCTCTG GATGATGAGGTGGATGGTCGGAGGAGCAATTGTGTTACTAAAGAGTATTGTGATTCGTTTTTCAATGATAGCACTGAAGGGCATTGTATAAATTCTTCTAGATTATATCTTGAATCACCCgaaaaacaaatggaaaagaATAACGAGGACATGGAGTCTTCAGCTAATCTTCAGAAGCGGGGAAAGTACTTCTATTATGATACTCCACTGCAAGAAGATACTGGAGTTTGGATACCAGTTTCTGTTCCACCAATGTTGGAAGATGATCACAAAGAGTGGACCAATGGTTTTCACTCAAATGGTGGCTATTTTCCTGATGATGATATGGGATGGAATCAATACGTTGGAGATGAAAGGGAATTGACTATGTGGGATGTGCTAGCAGAAATGTTACTTGTAGCTCGAGGAAAAGTGACTTCTTTGGCATCGGGAGATAttcatacatgtaatttttcatGGATATCCAGCCATGTGCTTGAACAAGCTTGGAGAGAAATGGCACAAACTCTCACAGAGGCCAACTTTGGTAATGTAAAGGAACTACTGGAAGCAGAGCCTCCAAAATGGTTAGCAGATAGTGCTGCTTCTTCTTGTATGCTTTGTGGTGTGAGATTTCATCCCATCATGTGCTCCCGTCATCACTGCCGGTTTTGTGGAGGAATATTTTGTGGTGAGTGTTCCAAGGGGCGGAGCTTGTTGCCTTCAAAATTCCGAGTTTCTGACCCCCAAAGAGTATGTGATGTATGCTGTGTCCGACTTGACTCTGTGCAGCCTTATTTGATGAATCATGTAAGTAATGCTGCTCAGTTGCCAACCCATGACCTGACAGATCTGAGCACTTTGAGATCGTGGATTAATTTTCCTTGGGGGCAGTCTATGGAATATGAAATTTACAAGGCAACTAACACTATCAAGGCTTATAATCAG ATAGGTTTTCTAAAGCCGGAGAAGTCAATTCCAGATGCCATTCTAAGACAAGCAAAAGGCCTTGCAATTATCACCGTGGTCAAAGTAGGAGTGGTGGTTACTTATAATATTGGAACAGGACTTGTGGTTGCACGTAGGGAAGATGGTTCATGGTCTCCTCCATCTGCTGTTTCCACCTTTGGTGTAGGGTGGGGGGCTCAG GCTGGAGGTGAGTTGACAGACTTCATTATTGTTTTGAGAACAAATGATGCTGTCAAGACATTTAGTGGCAATATGCATCTTTCACTTGGAGCTGGTTTGAGTGCTGCAGTAGGCATTGTTGGTAGGTCAGTTGAAGCTGATGTTCGAGCTGGTGATGGTGGCTATGCTGCTTGTTATACCTACAGCTGCAGTAAAG GTGCATTTGTTGGATGTTCACTTGAAGGAAGTATGGTGACTACTCGCACACAAGAAAATTCCCGTTTCTATGGCAGCCAATCTATTACTGCAACAGATATACTTCTTGGCTCGTTGCCTAGGCCACCTGCTGCTGCCATTCTCTACCGTGCACTTGCTGATTTGTATTCGAAGTTTGATGATTAA
- the LOC114373296 gene encoding ankyrin repeat-containing protein ITN1-like — CISTYCAFILIQRIEKRLPYHYTIHKNKYNKTAKQLFMEKHEALLSDAREWIKETAQSCSAVAVLVATVVFAAAYTVPGGTDDNGFPRFLHETIFLVFTIMDIVALVSSLGSVNMFLSILTSPCEMWDFRKSLPRKLNAGFALLFFSMAATMLSFSATVLINIKLEKNKWTSTLTYAAAFFPVCIFALVQFPLYVAMKGCLRSLLRNLKKIIPRFLLNLVKKSRRKKLWDI, encoded by the coding sequence TGTATCTCTACATATTGTGCATTCATACTTATACAGCGAATAGAAAAGAGACTCCCTTATCACTACACCATTCACAAGAACAAATACAACAAAACAGCAAAGCAACTTTTTATGGAAAAGCATGAAGCACTGCTCAGCGATGCTCGTGAATGGATAAAAGAAACTGCTCAGTCATGTTCTGCAGTTGCTGTTCTTGTTGCCACTGTTGTCTTTGCCGCGGCATACACAGTCCCCGGAGGCACAGATGACAATGGCTTCCCTAGATTTCTTCATGAAACTATATTCTTGGTGTTCACAATTATGGATATTGTGGCTCTTGTAAGTTCACTGGGTTCGGTGAATATGTTCCTTTCAATCCTCACATCACCTTGTGAGATGTGGGATTTTCGGAAGTCTCTCCCACGGAAATTGAATGCAGGTTTTGCCTTGCTGTTCTTCTCCATGGCCGCAACAATGCTATCATTCAGTGCAACAGTTCTGATCAACATCAAGTTAGAGAAGAACAAATGGACTTCAACTTTGACTTATGCTGCAGCATTCTTTCCTGTCTGTATATTTGCATTGGTGCAGTTCCCTCTATATGTTGCCATGAAAGGATGTTTGAGGAGTTTGCTTAGGAACCTTAAGAAGATCATTCCTCGTTTCCTCCTCAACTTGGTCAAAAAGAGCAGGAGAAAGAAATTGTGGGACATTTGA
- the LOC114373135 gene encoding transmembrane protein 230-like, with amino-acid sequence MTTRRVRYSPLATDEDDYIGDRNRPFDPRFDYTPKALDKVPWKSIALALFLLFLGTGLLFLSYFIFTGHMGGERSQAYGLLALGFLSFLPGFYETRIAYYAWRGAKGYRFSAIPDY; translated from the exons ATGACTACTAGACGTGTTCGTTATTCCCCTCTTGCCACAGATGAGGATGATTATATCGGTGATAGGAATAGACCTTTTGACCCAAGATTTGATTATACACCAAAAGCCTTGGATAAAGTTCCCTGGAAATCCATTGCCCTTGCACTGTTCCTGTTATTCCTTGGTACAGGACTTCTGTTTCTTTCATACTTTATCTTCACTGGTCATATGGGGGGAGAACGATCTCAAGCATATGGCCTTTTAGCCCTAGGGTTCCTTAGCTTTCTCCCAG GCTTTTACGAGACTCGAATTGCATATTATGCATGGAGGGGTGCTAAAGGATACCGCTTTTCTGCCATCCCTGATTATTAG
- the LOC114377310 gene encoding heat stress transcription factor A-4a-like, giving the protein MMEEAQGSSSSLPPFLTKIYEMVDDPSTNSIVSWSATNRSFIVWNPPEFSRDLLPKYFKHNNFSSFIRQLNTYGFRKIDPEQWEFANDDFVRGQPHLLKNIHRRKPVHSHSLQNIQGQGVSSLTESERQSFKDEIEKLKHEKEQLLRELEMHEQEWKMYEVQLQHSNDRLEKLEKKQENLVSSVSQVLQKPGIALNLLLLTENMDRKRRLPRSGLFSDDASIEDHMETSQVLPRENADGASIFSSSTERLDLLESSMTFWENITHDVGDVFVQSHLNLDFDESTSCADSPAISCVQLEVEDQPKSHGINVSSEPAVVAAPDLDASKEQPVETAPLTTGVNDIFWERFLTENPGSSEMQEAQSEREDSDGRSNAKFWWNIRNVNNPPEQMGHS; this is encoded by the exons ATGATGGAGGAAGCTCAGGGCAGTTCTAGTTCCCTGCCACCTTTCCTCACCAAGATTTATGAGATGGTGGATGATCCTTCAACTAATTCCATTGTTTCATGGAGTGCCACCAATAGGAGTTTCATTGTTTGGAACCCACCAGAGTTTTCAAGGGATTTGTTACCCAAATACTTTAAGCACAACAACTTTTCCAGTTTCATCAGGCAGCTCAACACTTAC GGCTTTAGAAAGATTGATCCTGAACAATGGGAATTTGCAAATGATGATTTTGTAAGAGGTCAGCCACATCTTTTGAAGAACATCCATAGGCGCAAACCTGTCCATAGCCATTCTTTGCAGAATATCCAGGGTCAAGGGGTTTCTTCGCTGACTGAATCAGAAAGGCAGAGTTTTAAGGATGAGATAGAGAAGCTTAAACATGAAAAAGAACAACTTCTTCGGGAGTTAGAGATGCATGAACAGGAGTGGAAAATGTATGAGGTACAATTACAACACTCCAATGATCGTTTGGAAAAGTTGGAAAAGAAGCAAGAAAATTTGGTTTCTTCTGTCTCTCAAGTGTTGCAGAAACCTGGGATTGCCTTAAATCTCTTGCTGTTGACAGAAAACATGGATAGAAAACGGAGGTTGCCAAGAAGTGGTCTCTTTAGTGATGACGCTAGCATTGAAGATCATATGGAAACTTCCCAAGTATTACCAAGGGAAAATGCAGATGGTGCTTCTATTTTCTCATCGAGCACAGAACGGTTGGATCTCCTTGAGTCATCCATGACGTTTTGGGAGAATATTACACATGATGTTGGTGACGTCTTTGTTCAAAGTCATTTAAACTTGGATTTTGATGAATCTACAAGTTGTGCAGATAGTCCAGCTATATCTTGTGTGCAACTAGAAGTTGAAGATCAGCCTAAGTCACATGGAATCAACGTGAGTTCTGAGCCAGCTGTAGTTGCGGCTCCTGATCTTGATGCATCAAAAGAACAACCTGTCGAAACAGCTCCTCTGACTACTGGTGTTAATGACATATTCTGGGAACGATTCTTGACAGAGAATCCTGGTTCGTCAGAAATGCAGGAAGCTCAGTCTGAAAGAGAGGATTCTGATGGCAGAAGTAATGCCAAATTTTGGTGGAACATTAGGAATGTAAATAACCCTCCAGAACAGATGGGGCATTCTTAG
- the LOC114373297 gene encoding transcription repressor OFP5-like, producing MKWGGRKHSSASSSSSSSSFISHASPFSWLSKFKHMRINSESAGKTKHKAKQSGSPQYSCEYGEDKYCVKDDDGAFCRQLPFNEESYEDKKNKDIDDNVKVISCSTTSCLGVRRDAKKHGKREGTLKLKEKDNIGLGEERKLLNDGKVSKEMDEYNREKEYENLRRRFERKAQKAFQEQLLTLGREVEEVEFGSSKTVEKEDVLQYESPRTICTPRTHAFSTSSVSKNPILGNITEEIEKTERLSPKKMSSERQNLKQSEELKRQKQPHHLPPSRELQRRKQKPSSRVKIHSPRMVSKVEICKIKALEDMKKAKLKTKKKREETVEETPGLESFAVIKSSLDPKQDFRDSMIEMIIENQISKPEEMEDLLACYLTLNADEYHDLIIKVFRQVWSDMTRGGLGIKLNLQWSYYE from the coding sequence atGAAGTGGGGAGGAAGAAAACACtcttcagcttcttcttcttcttctagctcttcttttatttctcaTGCATCTCCTTTCTCTTGGTTGTCAAAGTTCAAGCACATGAGAATCAATTCAGAAAGTGCTGGAAAAACGAAGCACAAGGCAAAGCAGAGTGGTTCACCACAGTATTCTTGTGAGTATGGAGAAGATAAATATTGTGTAAAGGATGATGATGGTGCTTTCTGTAGACAATTACCATTTAATGAAGAGAGTTATGAGGATAAGAAGAATAAAGATATTGATGATAATGTTAAAGTCATTTCCTGCTCAACCACAAGTTGCCTTGGTGTTAGAAGGGATGCTAAGAAACATGGAAAGAGAGAAGGCACACTCAAGTTAAAGGAGAAGGATAATATTGGTCttggagaagaaagaaagttgCTGAATGATGGGAAGGTTTCAAAGGAGATGGATGAGTACAATAGagaaaaggaatatgaaaaCTTAAGGAGAAGATTTGAGAGGAAAGCACAAAAGGCTTTTCAAGAGCAACTCTTGACATTAGGAAGAGAAGTGGAGGAAGTTGAGTTTGGATCCAGTAAAACAGTGGAAAAAGAAGATGTGTTGCAATATGAATCACCTAGAACAATTTGCACCCCAAGAACACATGCTTTTTCCACTTCATCAGTTTCAAAGAATCCTATCCTTGGAAATATTACAGAAGAGATTGAGAAAACTGAGAGGCTGTCTCCCAAGAAAATGAGTTCTGAGAGGCAGAACTTGAAACAATCTGAGGAGTTGAAGAGGCAGAAGCAACCACATCATCTTCCTCCCAGCAGAGAACTTCAAAGGAGGAAACAAAAGCCAAGCTCTAGGGTCAAAATACATTCTCCAAGGATGGTTTCCAAGGTTGAAATCTGCAAAATAAAGGCTCTAGAAGACATGAAGAAAGCAAAActaaagacaaagaaaaaaagggaggaaaCTGTGGAGGAAACACCAGGATTAGAGAGCTTTGCTGTGATCAAGTCCTCATTGGATCCAAAGCAAGATTTCAGAGATTCAATGATTGAGATGATCATTGAGAATCAGATTAGCAAGCCAGAAGAAATGGAAGATCTGTTGGCATGTTATCTGACTTTGAATGCAGATGAGTATCATGATCTCATCATCAAAGTGTTCCGGCAGGTATGGTCTGACATGACCCGAGGTGGTTTGGGTATTAAACTAAACTTGCAATGGAGTtactatgaataa
- the LOC114374993 gene encoding U-box domain-containing protein 17-like has product MASGAIFSSLRRRRSPTLEAFLAPVDLSDVALVQTLISVANEIVSCFSKRSFFFQRKNSRSLIRKVEVFQLLLEYLRDSQSGSSCLPPTAVLCLKELYLLLYRSKILLDYCAQSSKLWLLLQNHSISGHFHDLNQEISTLMDVFPVKDVLLSKDVREQVELLQKQSRRAKLFIDMKDDALRLRFFSFLDEFENGGIPDSAELGSFYVEKLQIVDAASCRTEIEGLEEQIVNHEGDIEPTISVLNGLVAMTRYCRFLLFGFEEDELGFESGSQKKPKRRLITQEIAETFFTVPKDFCCPISLDLMRDPVIISTGQTYDRSSISRWMEEGHTTCPKTGQMLAHTRLVPNRALRNLIVKWCTAHGVPLEPPEVMDAMGEVFPSACPTKASLEANRATATLLIQQLAGGSQAGKTVAAREIRLLAKTGKENRAFIAEAGAIPYLRNLLSSRNAVAQENSVTALLNLSIFDKNKSRIMDEEGCLGSIVDVLRFGHTTEAKENAAATLFSLSAVHDYKKIIADEMRAVEALAGLLQEGTPRGKKDAVTALFNLSTHTENCVRMIEAGAVTALVSALGNEGVSEEAAGALALIVRQPIGAKAVVNEESAVAGLIGMMRCGTPRGKENAVAAMLELCRSGGAAATERVVKAPALAGLLQTLLFTGTKRARRKAASLARVFQRCEHATLHYGGLGVGYAFASNSNTTRDTSFAGDVSVPMSISVL; this is encoded by the coding sequence ATGGCTTCAGGGGCAATTTTCTCGTCCCTCCGGCGGAGAAGGTCGCCGACGTTGGAAGCGTTTCTGGCCCCCGTTGACTTAAGCGACGTCGCTTTGGTTCAGACCCTCATCTCCGTTGCCAACGAGATTGTGTCGTGTTTTTCGAAGCGTAGTTTCTTCTTCCAGCGCAAGAACTCGCGGTCTCTGATCCGAAAAGTGGAAGTTTTTCAGTTGCTTTTGGAGTATTTGCGTGATTCCCAATCGGGTTCTTCGTGTCTTCCACCCACGGCGGTGCTTTGTCTCAAGGAGCTCTACCTCTTGCTCTACCGCTCCAAGATTCTCCTCGATTACTGCGCCCAATCGAGTAAGTTGTGGCTCTTGCTTCAGAACCATTCCATCTCTGGTCACTTCCATGATTTGAACCAGGAGATTTCTACCCTTATGGATGTTTTTCCTGTTAAGGATGTTTTGTTGAGTAAGGATGTTAGGGAACAGGTTGAGCTCTTGCAGAAACAGTCTAGAAGAGCTAAGCTTTTTATAGATATGAAGGATGATGCTCTCAGGCTTCGGTTTTTCTCCTTTCTTGATGAGTTTGAGAATGGAGGGATTCCTGATTCTGCTGAATTGGGGTCTTTCTATGTTGAGAAGCTGCAGATTGTTGATGCGGCTAGTTGTAGGACTGAAATTGAGGGCTTGGAGGAGCAGATTGTTAATCATGAAGGTGACATTGAGCCTACTATTTCTGTGCTTAATGGGTTGGTGGCTATGACTAGATATTGCAGGTTTTTGCTCTTTGGCTTTGAGGAGGATGAGCTTGGTTTTGAGAGTGGAAGTCAGAAGAAGCCTAAGAGGAGGTTGATTACTCAGGAAATTGCTGAAACGTTTTTTACTGTTCCTAAGGACTTTTGCTGTCCAATTTCGTTGGATTTGATGAGAGACCCTGTGATTATTTCCACTGGTCAAACCTATGACCggagttcaatttcgaggtggATGGAAGAAGGGCATACTACTTGCCCCAAAACAGGTCAAATGCTTGCTCACACTCGTCTTGTTCCAAACCGGGCTCTGAGGAATTTGATTGTGAAGTGGTGCACTGCACATGGAGTTCCTCTTGAGCCACCAGAGGTCATGGATGCGATGGGTGAAGTTTTCCCGTCGGCCTGTCCCACCAAAGCTTCCCTTGAAGCCAACAGAGCCACAGCGACGCTTCTCATTCAACAGCTCGCTGGTGGGTCTCAAGCTGGGAAGACTGTGGCTGCCCGGGAAATAAGGTTGCTTGCAAAAACTGGAAAGGAAAACCGAGCCTTCATTGCAGAAGCAGGGGCAATTCCGTATCTGAGGAATTTACTTTCATCGCGAAATGCTGTTGCTCAGGAGAATTCTGTGACTGCGCTGCTCAATTTGTCCATTTTTGACAAGAACAAAAGTAGGATTATGGACGAGGAAGGGTGTCTAGGATCGATTGTTGATGTGTTGAGATTTGGACACACCACAGAGGCAAAGGAAAATGCTGCTGCGACGTTGTTCAGTCTATCGGCCGTCCATGactataagaaaataattgcaGATGAGATGCGAGCAGTCGAGGCCCTCGCAGGACTGTTGCAAGAGGGGACTCCAAGAGGAAAGAAGGATGCTGTGACAGCTTTGTTCAATCTTTCCACACACACTGAGAATTGTGTTAGAATGATCGAGGCCGGGGCAGTGACAGCTCTTGTTAGTGCTTTGGGGAATGAAGGAGTTTCAGAAGAAGCAGCTGGTGCACTGGCCTTGATCGTCCGGCAGCCAATTGGGGCCAAAGCAGTGGTGAATGAGGAATCAGCAGTGGCTGGATTAATTGGAATGATGCGTTGTGGAACACCGAGAGGTAAAGAGAATGCGGTTGCAGCGATGCTCGAGTTGTGCCGGAGTGGAGGTGCAGCTGCAACAGAAAGGGTTGTGAAGGCACCAGCTTTGGCCGGATTACTTCAAACCCTTCTTTTTACGGGGACAAAACGCGCAAGAAGAAAAGCAGCTTCACTTGCAAGAGTTTTTCAGAGATGTGAGCATGCAACTTTACATTATGGTGGATTAGGTGTTGGCTATGCGTTTGCTAGCAATTCAAATACAACTAGGGATACCAGCTTTGCGGGTGATGTTTCAGTACCAATGTCCATTTCTGTGTTATAG